AGAGGTTAGCGATGGCCACGCCCGTGCTGCCCAGGCCCGGCAACAAAGGTATGCTAGGAAAGGCTGCCCCGGCCCAATAAACCAGCATGGTTAAAAACAGGACTAAAAAAGAAGTGTTATCGAGAAAGTTCTCTAAGCTAACTAAATTCATGGGATTTCTCTCGTTTGTCGCTCGCTCGCTACCAAGTATTCCATCCTCTATCCTATCCCATCGGCAAGGCGATCGAGACAGGGAATTGTTAGTATGAACTTTGTATTTTCACCGTGACCTACCCTAAAAATTAGGGAATTGTTGGTATCAACTTTGTATTTTCACCGTGACCTACCCCAAAAATTATGGCTAATCAAGAAGATAATAAATTTTCCTGGTCCCGTTTGCCTCGGTTAGGCAAAATCCTGATCATTTGTTCTGGTGTTGCCGCTTTAGGCTATTTTCTTATCCCTCGTTCCTCAGAATTGTCCAATATTCCCCTCGAACCCTACAGCGAATTTATCAGTAAAGTGGAACGGGGCGACATCAGTAGGGTCAGAATTGGCAATCAAGTCATCTATTATCAATTAAAAAATCCTTTAGAATCCCTGGCTATTCCGGGTAATCCCCCCGTTAATCCCCCAGAATCAAGTAATCCCCTTTACGGTGATTCTAGTTCTTTGGCGGGGAAACCAAGCAGTCATCTAGTCCCAGAACGAGTCTTGGCCACGATTCCAGTCTATAACCCCCAATTACCCCAACTCTTACAGCAAAAAGGCGTAATCTTCGAGGCGATTCCCCTGGCCGAAAACAGTTGGATCAGCACTCTCCTCGCTTGGGTGGTTCCTCCCTTAATTTTAGTCGCCGCCATGCAGTTTCTGTTCTATCGCAACGATGACACGCGTAAATCGCTGCTTTTTAATAAAAATCTCGCTAAAGTTTACGGAGACGACGAAAAATATCCGATTACCTTCAGTGATGTGGCCGGGGCCGAGGAAGCAAAAACCGAGTTAAAGGAAATTGTCGAATTTCTCAAGGATGCCGAGCGCTTTAATAAAATTGGGGCGCGTATTCCTAAAGGTGTTCTCTTAGTCGGACCGCCGGGGACAGGGAAAACTCTCTTAGCAAAAGCGGTCGCGGGAGAAGCGGGAGTGACTTTTTTTAGCATTTCGGCCTCGGAATTCGTGGAGTTATTTGTCGGGACCGGGGCAGCCCGGGTGCGGGATCTATTTGCCCAAGCGAAGAAAAATGCCCCTAGCATCATTTTTATTGATGAATTGGACGCGATTGGTAAATCGAGAAGTTCGGGATCGGGAACTAGCGGCAGTAATGATGAGCGCGAGCAGACTTTAAACCAACTTTTGACAGAAATGGATGGTTTTAGCCCCAAAGAGGCCGTAGTCATCGTTTTAGCCGCCACCAATCGCCCAGAGACTCTTGATGCCGCTTTATTACGTCCGGGGCGCTTTGATCGCCAAGTTCTGGTGGATCGTCCCGATTTGGCGGGACGATGGGCAATTTTGCAAATATACGCTCAACGAGTCCAGATGGGCGAAGATGTTAACCTCAAAGCGATCGCCACCCAAACCCCCGGTTTTGCCGGTGCCGATTTAGCCAACCTCGTCAATGAGGCGGCTCTCTTGGCCGCGCGTAATAATCGGGAAAAAGTCAGTCAAATTGATTTTAAAGAAGCGATAGAAAGAGTTATCGCCGGTTTAGAAAAGAAAAGTCGGGTTTTATCGGAAAAAGAAAAGAAAATCGTCGCTTATCACGAGGTCGGCCATGCTTTAGTCGGTGCTGTCATGCCGGGGGGGGGTTGCGTCGAGAAAATTTCTATCGTTCCCCGGGGTTTATCCGCTTTGGGTTATACCCTGAAAATTCCCACGGAAGACCGTTTTTTGATGACAGAAACCGAATTTAAAGAACAAATTACTATGTTATTGGGCGGTCGGGCTGCTGAAGAATTAATCTTTGGCAGTGTCACTAATGGCGCTTCCGATGATTTACAAAGGGCGACGGATATCGCTGAAAGAATGGTGACAATTTATGGTATGAGTAAATCCCTGGGACCCCTGGCCTACGATAAAACAGGACAGGCGAATTTTTTAGGTAATAATCAGGTTAGTCCCCGCCGTTTGATCGGAGAAAATACGGCTAAAGCGATCGATGAAGAAGTGAAACAAATTATCGAC
This portion of the Microcystis aeruginosa NIES-2549 genome encodes:
- the ftsH gene encoding ATP-dependent zinc metalloprotease FtsH → MANQEDNKFSWSRLPRLGKILIICSGVAALGYFLIPRSSELSNIPLEPYSEFISKVERGDISRVRIGNQVIYYQLKNPLESLAIPGNPPVNPPESSNPLYGDSSSLAGKPSSHLVPERVLATIPVYNPQLPQLLQQKGVIFEAIPLAENSWISTLLAWVVPPLILVAAMQFLFYRNDDTRKSLLFNKNLAKVYGDDEKYPITFSDVAGAEEAKTELKEIVEFLKDAERFNKIGARIPKGVLLVGPPGTGKTLLAKAVAGEAGVTFFSISASEFVELFVGTGAARVRDLFAQAKKNAPSIIFIDELDAIGKSRSSGSGTSGSNDEREQTLNQLLTEMDGFSPKEAVVIVLAATNRPETLDAALLRPGRFDRQVLVDRPDLAGRWAILQIYAQRVQMGEDVNLKAIATQTPGFAGADLANLVNEAALLAARNNREKVSQIDFKEAIERVIAGLEKKSRVLSEKEKKIVAYHEVGHALVGAVMPGGGCVEKISIVPRGLSALGYTLKIPTEDRFLMTETEFKEQITMLLGGRAAEELIFGSVTNGASDDLQRATDIAERMVTIYGMSKSLGPLAYDKTGQANFLGNNQVSPRRLIGENTAKAIDEEVKQIIDASYQKALAILSHNRNLLESITTNLLTTEVIEGEELQEFLNQAQMV